A DNA window from Anaerocolumna sp. AGMB13020 contains the following coding sequences:
- a CDS encoding TetR/AcrR family transcriptional regulator — MGRPYTEEERAELKIKIKEAAAKMFMQLGFKDFRIQLLTKQVGISLGGFYSFYKDKEALYEEILRDEKNRIRKKILTIIEEENQTPKEFFTDLAHVLLNKTVTNKFYTNEYSSLLETLVWNDDSITAEDNLHFIQQIRQIWANKGIVISASNEELAAAVATLAILCTHKEKIGVGFDSWYPVIEKALLEQL, encoded by the coding sequence TTGGGACGTCCTTATACCGAGGAAGAACGAGCGGAGCTAAAGATAAAAATTAAAGAAGCTGCTGCAAAGATGTTCATGCAACTAGGTTTCAAAGATTTTAGAATACAGCTATTGACTAAGCAAGTGGGAATATCATTAGGAGGCTTTTACTCCTTTTACAAAGACAAAGAAGCTCTCTATGAAGAAATTCTGCGCGATGAAAAAAACAGAATACGAAAAAAAATCCTAACCATAATTGAAGAAGAAAACCAAACACCAAAAGAATTTTTTACGGATCTTGCTCATGTTCTTTTAAATAAAACGGTCACAAATAAATTTTACACCAATGAATATAGTAGTTTATTAGAAACGTTGGTCTGGAATGACGATTCCATTACCGCAGAAGATAATCTGCATTTCATTCAGCAGATCAGACAAATTTGGGCCAATAAAGGAATTGTTATCTCAGCATCTAATGAGGAACTGGCCGCTGCTGTTGCAACGTTGGCCATATTGTGCACTCATAAAGAAAAGATAGGTGTTGGTTTTGATTCGTGGTATCCAGTCATTGAAAAAGCACTCCTTGAGCAACTTTGA
- a CDS encoding MFS transporter, translated as MNKPEKTAILIGLLLCMGASTIMQTYFSSALPAISSSFKSVSFYSWIHGSYILASSAVIILSSGLCQRFGNKKNFIIGSLLFGIGTIIAPFSSSMLQLVITRIVMGIGAGVVVPATYGIIGEHFEKEKYSSVFASFAVVQIIFNGLGSLAGGYLPKIASWKAIFFLLLPLEMLSFWLVFRNLPDSVPSMHTEPFYFRRHLLMILAILLTTLGIEQAYHQQYLLLILSAALLLFVVWKDTKGGNILLPKEFATDSLLRNLCLQVFLLGAFYNVCLAYLPSLMQFSMGFSADRAGNLLAVFVVLMGVGSVLGALYKISERPAILIGWLAGLAGGIFIPFFFMLAVGLLGFGSGVLMSVLLGYTATRTQNNASGVNSAAHLIRNFGGSIGTILFQFSLSYPQQYYIGGVLILAATGTIAASLSFRISHVLDKTNA; from the coding sequence TTGAACAAACCTGAAAAAACTGCCATTCTTATCGGGCTGTTGCTTTGCATGGGTGCTTCCACCATTATGCAAACCTATTTCAGCAGCGCGTTGCCCGCAATCAGTAGCAGTTTCAAATCCGTTTCCTTTTATTCATGGATACATGGCAGCTATATACTTGCTTCTTCCGCCGTCATTATATTGTCCAGTGGGTTGTGTCAGAGATTCGGTAACAAGAAAAATTTCATTATCGGTTCTTTGCTATTTGGTATAGGGACTATAATAGCCCCATTCAGCAGCTCTATGCTACAGCTGGTAATCACGAGAATCGTTATGGGAATAGGCGCAGGGGTAGTAGTTCCGGCAACCTACGGTATAATAGGTGAACATTTTGAGAAAGAAAAGTATTCGTCTGTTTTTGCCTCCTTTGCCGTTGTGCAGATCATATTCAATGGGTTAGGCAGCTTAGCTGGCGGATATTTACCCAAGATTGCTTCATGGAAGGCAATTTTTTTTCTCTTACTCCCACTTGAAATGCTAAGCTTTTGGCTGGTATTCCGAAATCTCCCTGATAGCGTTCCATCTATGCATACAGAGCCTTTTTACTTTCGCCGGCATCTACTTATGATTTTGGCTATTCTTCTCACAACCTTGGGAATCGAGCAAGCCTATCATCAACAATACCTATTACTGATTTTAAGCGCCGCATTGCTTTTGTTTGTGGTATGGAAGGACACCAAAGGCGGAAATATACTGCTTCCAAAGGAATTTGCAACAGATTCTTTATTGAGAAACCTGTGCCTTCAGGTATTTCTGTTGGGAGCATTCTATAATGTCTGTCTTGCATATCTGCCAAGCTTGATGCAGTTTTCTATGGGGTTCAGTGCAGATAGGGCGGGGAATCTATTGGCAGTATTCGTTGTTCTCATGGGAGTCGGAAGCGTTTTGGGGGCATTATATAAAATTTCTGAACGTCCGGCCATCCTGATCGGATGGTTGGCAGGCTTGGCAGGTGGCATTTTCATACCGTTCTTCTTTATGCTGGCTGTGGGGCTGCTGGGATTCGGCTCAGGTGTATTAATGTCTGTATTATTGGGATATACAGCGACCCGGACGCAGAATAATGCTTCGGGTGTAAACAGCGCAGCCCACTTAATCCGCAATTTTGGCGGCAGTATCGGAACAATATTATTTCAGTTTTCACTCAGCTATCCGCAGCAATATTATATTGGCGGTGTTCTGATTCTTGCCGCAACAGGGACGATTGCAGCTTCCCTATCTTTTCGAATTAGCCATGTTTTAGACAAAACGAATGCGTGA
- a CDS encoding class I SAM-dependent methyltransferase encodes MEQKDYWNSVSETKQFTTPFQANEFANYLNLNAVILDVGCGYGRTLDELHHLGYKHLIGMDFSQGMIERGKQLAPYLDLRLKKDAGIDLPDHSVDAVILFAVLTCIKSNEEQQALITEIYRVLKPAGILYINDFLINSDERNQSRYQSFKEKYGIYGVFELPEGAVLRHHSEKWLKELLADFSTLKYEHLTFTTMNGHKSNGFYFIGRNLF; translated from the coding sequence ATGGAACAAAAAGATTACTGGAACAGTGTTTCAGAGACAAAGCAGTTTACAACGCCTTTTCAGGCCAATGAATTCGCCAATTATCTTAATCTCAATGCCGTCATTCTTGATGTTGGGTGCGGCTATGGCCGTACACTGGACGAATTGCATCACTTAGGGTATAAACATCTGATCGGCATGGATTTTTCGCAGGGGATGATCGAACGAGGAAAACAACTGGCCCCTTATCTTGATCTCCGTTTGAAAAAAGATGCAGGGATCGATTTGCCAGACCATAGCGTAGACGCGGTTATACTTTTTGCCGTCCTGACTTGTATCAAAAGCAATGAAGAACAGCAGGCACTAATTACTGAGATTTATCGTGTATTAAAACCAGCCGGCATTCTGTACATAAACGATTTTCTTATTAATTCAGATGAAAGAAATCAATCCCGCTATCAAAGCTTTAAAGAAAAGTATGGCATCTATGGTGTTTTTGAATTACCGGAGGGTGCCGTTCTTCGCCATCACTCAGAGAAATGGCTGAAGGAACTTCTGGCTGATTTCAGTACATTAAAATATGAGCACCTGACATTCACAACTATGAACGGACATAAGTCGAATGGATTTTATTTTATAGGAAGGAATCTTTTCTAA